Proteins from a single region of Juglans microcarpa x Juglans regia isolate MS1-56 chromosome 5S, Jm3101_v1.0, whole genome shotgun sequence:
- the LOC121267252 gene encoding putative F-box/LRR-repeat protein 23 — MDPPPPPPHPQCQFRNWLELPRDVTVSILLRLGAIEILTSAQRVCLLWRNLCKDPSMWRKIDMRNLGDLWDMPYDLETMCRHAVDRSCGQLVDINVEYFGTDELLHYIAESSSQVRRLRLVCCYKISGKGLSEVAAKLPLLEDLEILYGLLSKEPLEAVGRCCPLLKSLKFNSQGYRRPRIECDEEAIAIAENMTELRHLQLFGNKLTNDGLKAILDGCHHLESLDLRQCFNVNLTGNLGRRCAISL; from the exons ATGGAccctcctcctccccctcctcATCCCCAATGCCAGTTCCGGAATTGGCTGGAGCTTCCCCGGGACGTGACGGTGTCGATCCTCCTGCGGCTCGGCGCCATCGAGATCCTGACTAGCGCGCAGAGGGTTTGCTTGCTCTGGCGCAACCTCTGTAAGGACCCGTCCATGTGGCGTAAAATCGACATGCGCAACCTCGGCGACCTCTGGGATATGCCTTACGACCTCGAGACGATGTGCCGTCACGCCGTCGATCGTAGCTGCGGCCAGTTGGTCGATATCAACGTCGAGTACTTTGGCACGGACGAGCTTCTCCACTACATTGCCGAgag TTCAAGTCAGGTCAGACGTCTTCGACTCGTATGTTGCTATAAAATTTCAGGCAAGGGATTGAGTGAAGTGGCTGCAAAACTTCCATTGTTGGAGGACCTTGAGATTTTGTATGGTTTGTTGTCAAAAGAACCTCTGGAAGCTGTGGGCCGTTGTTGTCCTCTTTTGAAGTCACTCAAATTCAATAGCCAGGGCTACAGAAGACCTCGCATTGAGTGTGATGAGGAGGCAATTGCTATTGCAGAGAACATGACTGAATTACGCCACCTCCAGCTTTTTGGAAATAAGCTGACTAATGATGGCTTGAAGGCAATACTTGATGGTTGTCATCACCTTGAATCGCTTGACCTACGGCAATGCTTCAATGTCAATCTAACTGGGAATTTGGGAAGAAGATGTGCGATCTCCTTGTGA